In the Salvia splendens isolate huo1 chromosome 16, SspV2, whole genome shotgun sequence genome, GGTTGAAGATTGTAGAAGGAGCTAAGCCTACAAACCGTGAAAGATACCAACGGTTAGTAGGTAAACTTATCTATCTTTCTCATACTAGGCCCGACATCAcatatgcagtgggagttgtcagtcaattcatgcatcagcCGCAGGAAGACCATATGGATGCTGTTATGAGAATTGTGAGATATTTAAAGGGAACAACCAGTTATGGGGTATTCTTGGAAGAGAATGAAGATTTAGAATTGATAGATACACTGATGCCGATTGAGCAAGCAATCCCATCGATAGAAGATCTACTGGAGGATATTTTACATTTGTTTGAGAAAACTTAGTCAGTCGGAGAAGCAAGAAGTAAAAAGTGGTAGCattatcaagtgcagaagcagaattTCAAGGAATAAGAAGTGGTCTGATGGAGATACTTTGGCTTAGGGGGTTGTTAACAGAAATCGGCTTTCCTCCTTCTCGAAAAAGTTAACTTTTCTGTGACAACAAAGCAACAATCAGCATTTCAGagaatccagtacaacatgacaaaataaaacatatcgAAGTCgatcgacacttcatcaaagaaaaactcAAAAATGACATCATCAAATTTCCATTCGTCAGATCTGAGGAACAACTTGCAGACATACTAACCAAGGCGTTGAGTCCTAAAGTCTTCAAAGAATTTTTGGGCAAGTTAAGCATCGGAGAtaccgttgctcaacttgaaggggagtgttggaaaaagGGATGATAAATGTCCGTTCAACATTCATTACAGTTGAGTCCCTAGGGCATGCTTAAATAGTGTAGAGTTCTTAGTTGTGGTGTAGTTCCAATACTTATTTATTGATGTACTCAACGAGGCATAAatctccctataaatactagggagaTGAGTATCTCAAATACACAAGAAACATTGACAGAAATACATCTCTACTTCTACTTCCATATCTAAAATGCCTTACCAATTTTCAaatacctctctcgattaccatctttaagagaAATTAATATTGAAAACACAATATTAGCATTCGGTTTGTATTAGGAATTTCCAATAAATCAATCTCCTATCCCTGCATCCCTATTACCCATAGGGTGTTTATTAACACATGAGCCGATCGATTTTAATGTCCCATATTAGCTATTATTAAGccttttattttccaatttaggataaattttgttgttgatcttgtaacAATGATGTTTTATTGAATGAATATATGTCTGACTCGAGTCGATAACATTAGGAATGGTTATCGTATTTCCAAAATCCATATGATTTGAAATTTGATACACTTATTACATTAAGGTCATGTTTGATTGTCAGGATTTTATATgtgaaagtaatctgattccatgaactttaaattcatgtgtttgtttcggtttttaattaaattgggaaagtaatcagaatcccgaGAACagggaaagttagtacaacatTCCAGGATtttgaatcctaacttttcttaggtattctttttctcagttttaggattcttacatatttaatgcattattattattattattactcttattattatcattattataatttacaatgtattaaaaatgatataaaattataaatcatacggAGTACTACTTAATTTCGgtataaataactataattaaaattatcataattttagctatattataatatatatatatatatatatatatatatatatatatatatatatatatatatatatatatatatatatgttattatcataataatatttaataatttattaaatacttaaatataatttattcaattataatattagtaaatattataattataattataataatcatatttattattatatcatttatgattataatagtccatgtaactataattgtaattatattatatattatgatataTAATCTTTATTTAAACTAataataagtttaaaatataattaatatcatttttaattaataatttatttaaaattttatattattattatttattataaataaaaataataataagtaggagtatatttttagtttggtgttcaaatctaatataaaatttaaaatcttgatatttctCCAAACACAGGAAAGAAAAATTATTATGAATCATATTCCGTGAATTGTTTTTCCCAAGAATCATTTTCATTGCCAATTTTAttttcccgccaaccaaacatggcctaagtTTAAATTTCTAGGTCTTCTTTTAAACATTTAAGAACTAAAATTTGTTCCTATTGATAGCAAACATTTGGAGAAGACGACGACATGTAATCATTGGGCCTTGAATTAATTTGTGTAATGCCGTAATAAATGGGATTTACATATTGTGGAAAGTGATGAGAGGCACAGCTGTGTATCGTGACAAAACGTTTGAAAATTAAGCGAAATTCGCCACTTCAGTTCCGACCCATATTTTCAATATTGAAATGATTTAGTTTTCTCTGAGGCatacatatattattaattaaattgatgtgTAACAATAGTGTTCAAACAATTAATTTATCCATAGTCCATGCAGTCACATCAATTCATTACTTATTAAGATAATTGAATTTACGTACCTCTTCAAAATTAACCTGGATAAACATTGACTTAGGATTTTAATCATTCGATTAATGCTTCCTCGAAAAATTGCATACCACATGAAGATATTGATTGTTAATCAAAGTATGAAGATAGCACCAAAGCAAGTATTGAAATTTGGACCAATTATTTTTTGTGGCAATAGAGAAGAGGACCATAGTAATCATATATATTAAACATAAATGGGGATATGTATATATAGATCGATTGTAGTTATCGCAAAGAGTGATGATCGATATTTTATGCATGTGCGTGGTTGGATTTTTATGATGTTAATGTTACACCTTGAATTTCGTTGAATTTTTAATTGGTTGGGATATAATAGAAATCGGTAATTTCGTCTGAATCTTTATCCATATAAACTAGCTACACGGTATCTATATTATAACAAACTTATCTTATACATCCACATTAATTATGTGTTATGAGAACGTATACCTAATTTTGATATGAACATTCCAATTTCCAATTGTTGAACTATATAAGGATGCAAATTTTTTTGGCATTTTTCATAGCCCAATCTAAAATGTTAACCAACTAATGGTGATGTACGTTGTTGTGAAAGATTATTTGGCGTTTaagttaaaataataatatcataaCTTGATGGTGTTTATAATAATCTTGAGCAAAAACGACGAAATGAAGACGTTATATTTACATCAGCTGTAATTCACTCGAACAAATGAAATGAACGAATTAACTGCCAATTAAATCCTGAAATTTGGAGCCATTCTATACTTTGTCATCATTACTAATTGACCATTTAGGTAAATATGAGTATTAAAAAGACCAAATGAGAACTAAGAAATTTGGGCAAAatttattaacttaattaaaatattaatgaaactttttataatttatatattttttaaattatggtGAAACATTTATATGTATAAAACTAATGTAATTACTTTGTGATTGAGTTGTGGTTGTCTCAATGTAGtaagtcattttcctttttagccAAAACAACACATTTAAAGTATtcacagtggtgcggatgtttcggcggacttctcaaaaacaccttatgtcacgtcataaggacctcccactgcactgccacgtcataaggacatcccactgcacaatggcgaacatccccaaggacatctcTGCGGGCATCcccaataataaaaattcacaaattcacaaatatgtaatttatggaattaaaatttcgacacgaatacatGGAAAATgcaatgattttatttttaaaaagcatacatatttatattaaaaaaagtacatagtTCACCAAAAAAAATCATCCCAAACCAAAAAACGATTTAAACAAAGTACATGTTTTGCCTTGAATCTCTATAGTTTGCCGCTAGCCGAACGGGGtatgatatgtttttgttttaggcCTTCATTTCGGACGATAATACATGCgttagagtttttttttaaatcgtatatatagagtttgcaacgagccgtatatatagagtttgcaacgagccttatatatagagtttgcaacgagtcgtatatatagagtttttttttttaaaaataaaaaaatcgggacgtccgccgggacgtccATCGTGGCACCGGCGGGAGTCACGACGGACGTCGTCGGAAAGCCGCGGATCTGCAGTGTCCGCAGCCGGTGTCCGCTTCTTgtacgcctaatggcggacgtcctccgttgcggatgctcttaatttcattttttattctaggtcctattttattttctgttcatttgtttattttattttatcacttaattactttattttgtCTTTACTTATTTACTCTACTTTATCTTAGGCTAATTATTTTGCAATACACTATTATAAGGGAAAATAATACTTCGGTCAAAAGTCAAGTTAAGGTCTACTcacataatatttaaaattatattatattccctctgtcccacgttacttgagatgttttttttgtacgaaatttaagaaagttgtgtttattgagttaaataaagaaaaatgaagtagaaaggagaataaagtaagagagaagagatggtaaagtaaaaaaaagaataaagtaagtgtgattaaatgttttgtttttagccaaaaagagaaatgactcaagtaacttgggacaatacaaaattgaatataagttaagtaacttgggacggagaaTATGTATACAaccaatattattattagttgaTATATAATTGTATACATCGACTCTTTTCTAATGGTTGCCGTTTCACACGGAGACACACGCATATTCGTAATTCGTGTGTATACAGCTTCCGTGTTTTAGTGTATAAACCACTATTAATACCAAGTGATAAATATCCATAAGCGAGTATATAATTTTTGTACAGctccatttttagaaatatatgtattattaatatgatttaagtatattataataatgattatttttataaaataatttccaattattaaattaaataacagaAAACGAGTGAGATGCAGAAATCATTAGAACATAGGATGGCGAGAGCATGGTAAACAGCGTAGCCATGAGGAGTATAGTGTCAAAACTTTCACATTTGCATCTGAGCTTGCTGGAATGCCAGCACAGACAATGTTGTTTTGCCTAATAACAACAAATTCAAATCTAAATACGCGTTGCAGTTGCAGTTGCAGTTGCAGATGCAGTTGCTTCACCAGCTTCTCCtatatcattttaaaattattaatccaattaattgagcataaaattaataataattactaTCACTATTACTCATAAGAGTGGTGGAGAGAAATGACGATTAGAAAAGTCATAAATTGGGGCACAAGTAATTAAGCCCCAAATGCCCACTTGTACAGAGCTTGATGCGTTTGAGTATAATGTGTACTTATCATTTAGCAACACATGTCACTTTCTTTACTCGTAGTCTTAGCTTatactaattatttaattaattaataatcacCACTTCCTCGCTTCTACCTTATACCTAATTACACCTTGCTCTCTCCCTCTCATATAAATAGGGGTTACATATTTCAAGAATATAATTCAAACCGATCGATCTCAAATCCTCCAATTCCTAGCTAGCACTCAGAGAGAGGAAGGTAATCATGGGAATCATAGACCATATTTCAGATTTATTTACCGTTTCAAGCACTAGAAAGAGCAAAAGAAAACCAATGCAGGTACTTCTTCCTACCAACTTTGTTTATAAAAAAATCTCCTACCTCTATTTATTTAGCCAATTACATGATCATGATtcatgcatgcatatatatatatatattgtaatatTGATTGTTTATGATTGATACACAGACAGTTGATTTGAGGGTGAAAATGGACTGCGATGGATGTGAACGAAGAGTCAGACATGCTGTTTCCTCCATGAAAGGTTAGTCATATTCAAAAACACTATGTGAAACTAAGAAAGCTATATACCAGAAATTAATCACACACATCAACAATGTAAATGGACCAAAATAATGTTAGGAAGGAAGTCAGTGTCAAGATGATAAATCCTCAAATagtatttttgtaatttaattaattaataaattaaatggtGCAGGTGCAAGATCTGTGGAGGTAAACAGGAGGGAGAGCCATGTAGCGGTAACGGGGCATGTGGAGGAGAAAAAGGTAATAAAGAGAATAAAGAGATGTGGGAAGAGAGCAGAGGCGTGGCCCTATGTTGAGTATAATCTCACATATCATCCCTACGCACCGGGTGCTTACGATAAGAAAGCTCCTTCTGGTTTTGTGAGAGATGTTGATCAAGCTTATCCTTCTCCTAACGAGCTCAAATACGCCACTTTTTTCAGTGATGATAATGTCAATGCATGCTCTATTATGTGAAATCAATATTCACATCCCTCTATCTTCCATTTTTGTAATTTAGTTAGTTTACTTCTACCACTTTCGAATATTGGTGCCTTGTCTATATACTAGTTTGTCTTTTCGGTGTTTCATTATATAGGGTTTGTGGATGTTGGTGATTTCTTTTTAGGCGTCATGGTAATTTTAGAATATACTCTTGAGATGCAGTACTATAGTAAAATTCTGCACCATGCGTTTAATTTGGATAGTGGAAATCAAATACTTCGCCCACTAAATTAATTTTTCAGTATAGACCTATGACAAATGAGAAAAAATCGTAGTACTAGATAAATTTCACTCCTTGCGGTAATAAATTCAAATTGACCGCATTTACTTTCAGGGtaattttggtcaaatttttACAATTTAGCTAGGAAATATGTCAAAATTAAATTGGTggtaacattttttttatagtgactATCTCAAATTTGGCCAATTTATGGTTAGTTTACAACTTTCAAAAATAGTCGATTAAGTATATCATAATTTggacaatttttcttaatcgtTCCATCGCCAAAACAATCTCACGTACGTATCTTCATTTTTTGATGAAAATGTCTTAAGAAAATTTTCTTGTTTTGTGACTCTATCTTCGGCACTCTCTTAGAAAAATTGCCAACAAATGAActatagataaaaaaatttgaccaaacttggtggttttttataatttactctTCTGAAAAATACTCCACATAAcatgacataattttgggaagaATTAAGATAAGAAATGTGACGTTGAAACGTCGGAGCCCTGGAAAAAGAAGTACAATGAATAATGGTAATTGTAGTAGACCTAAGCAAAAGTATATGTAAATTCGAACAATGTAATCttaatactccatattataCAGCATGCATATTTTCGTCATTTATGACATCCATTTAAAATGTCTGAAATTGGAACGAGgattcattattattttaatccCCCAAATCAGGGATCATATATAGTGCGAATCAATTGCCAATATTGAAAAGGAAATAATTGAGCTAGTTTATTGTCAACTTTACGATGATGCTTCATGCTATAACATCTCGAATCCACATTTTTCTCTGAATTGAGAACAATCAATCAAATCCATCCAATATGAATATTTGAGAATCTAAAGATAAAAATAACATCAGAATGGATGTTCTTCTTCCCTCTTTCTTTTTGTATGAAAACACATCAATTGTGATGTGAAAATTCATCTTTCTTGTGGTTTTTTTTCCTTTAGTTCTTCAAGTtgtttgttgaaaattttgttaACGCCAAGTTTCATTAAAATGTGGGTGGAGAAGGCTTGTATATAGGCCCTCATTTCGtgtataaattaaattcaacTAAATAGATGAATTAGTGATGATAATCGAGTTAACTTTTCTAGACCGTGCAAGAGAACCTTCTCCGAAAGTTACATAATAAAGTGATTTCCCCCAAAATTAATTTGTGTTTCTTTCTTCACCATTACTAAAAGAAAGatgcataatttaatattttaacagGAAAGTAATAAGAGCACATAAGATTACAATGATTATCTTTTCACTGTGTATTCGAGTGCCGTTGAAAAGCATAATCCAAATATCTTGCCTTAATTATTTGGTGCTTATCACCTCATCTACCATTTCCTTAATCTCTCTCAacattttctgtttttttaccTCCAAATGATTAATATTATGATGACGTAACTACCTATGCAATAAGACAAATCGCTGTCACTGATTCTTCGAACTAATTTATTGCATGGTAAAATCAGAAATAagttattaataataaaatcaacGACATGCTACAACCAAATGGAGTGGCTATAGTACGAGGgggtttgttttatttttattttacgagATTTTAAATATGGTTGGTACTGTAAAGGTGAACATTTCTAATaaactaatatttatatattttgactttagctcaaaaaataaaaattgaatatttaaacATAAGTTTTCTTAATTGTGATTCAAGAGTCGTTAAGTAAACACGGAAACACACCCACAGCCTTTTCTAGGCCAAAGCCCAATCTAGTTATTGGACTGGGCCCAAATTAATAGTAACTCTCAAATAGAGTGAATCATATGATAAGATAATGATCCAAGCCCATCTGTGAATCaactctaattaaattataaatgtaACTGGATGAAGCCCAGTAGTATCACTCCCTTCAAACACATTTTCTGATGGGATTAAAATTCCTGTCAAAAAAGGCGATTTTTTTTCATATGATCATATGTGCTCTTTGCTTTTAATTGCACTTAATTTATTACTGAAGCATTTGAGTTATACTAATTGGGCAAATGAATCGATCTtgtaaaaaatactccatccgtctctgaagagtatgcactatttcatttttcgtccgtATCCAAAGAGTACGGACATACAAATTTAGAAAATTCTCTAATGAGGCGAGACTCACTctccactaagagcatccacagtggggcggacgatagcgcgcccgatgcatcgggcgcgctatcgtccgccactgtggctccgcggacgacggacgatgcgtcgtccgcggacgatagggcatcgtccgcccactgtgggcgacgcggacgatgcaacgcgttttagttttttttttttatttttaaaattcgaaaaatttgttatatatataccccagcttcaccattcatttgtaacttttcgattaacttttaaactctcaaattacgctataacTTTTAAACTCCTGACCTTGACCCCTACCCCGACCCCGGCGACACTTGCCTACGCGGatttggcaacggcctcgatggcacggacgttgttggatacttacaacgcccttatgaagtgtacggatccggCCAGAGCCGAATTCTTCcagaggttgatcgatgagttgagccggaggttggggcttttgtaggatagtcattttttttatttctaacccgtgtaactttttttatgatcaatgaatttttttgtcgttcttagttaatcgttgttTTTTTCctaagtttgcatttatatatttgaaaacacttaaattaattaacaaaacaatagtaaaatgcttagggcgcgccttagggcgctccactgcaggtggaaggggaggaggataaaatgctgacgtggcggtgcatagggcgggctttagggcgccccttagggcaccccactgtggatgctctaacaatacttaaaatgCTTTCGTTGTCTATTTATCTCATACTCTACCAATAAAGTAATAATGTATTAGAATTCGTGTCGAACTCAGAGTTCATGAATGGAGAAAGTATAAATTAGGCAAATGAATTGTGGAAGGTGCAGGCGGGGAAGGGAACCATTCTCCAAAGGCTATGATGGGATGGTTGAATTTTATACTATAGTGAAAAAGCAAAACAAAAGTGagggttagagcatccactataggcgaGGCGCGCCTATAGCCCCGGAGGGGGCGATTCCGGGGCGGCCTATAGTGGGAGGcacgtccgccccggggcggacgaaaAAAAGTGGGGCGGACGCACTATCGGCGGATAGGGGGCGAGGACGGGGCGATGGAGGGGCGGTGGGGCGATAGGCGCGCCTATTCCGGGGCGGAcgtccgatttttttttttaaattcaatttaatttacctataaatacaccctattcctctcattattttcacaccattccaccTCTCCCTCAAACATATTTCCTCTCACTAGAATTTGTGGTCTGAAATGGACAATTTATGGAACGACGCGTGGAATTCTCTGATCCAAGAGGTGCAATAcgaggccgaggaggaggaagcgGCGCGAACGGCGGAACGCACGGCGGAAGTGGCGGAGGGcgcgatccctcgtgcgattagTCGTCGGCGGACCATCCGACGAGACCATAGCGGAgcgcaccagcgtctaatggcggactactttgtggataacccccgttatccacccgagattttTCGCTGGCGATTCAGAATGTTGCAACccctctt is a window encoding:
- the LOC121771181 gene encoding heavy metal-associated isoprenylated plant protein 21-like; its protein translation is MGIIDHISDLFTVSSTRKSKRKPMQTVDLRVKMDCDGCERRVRHAVSSMKGARSVEVNRRESHVAVTGHVEEKKVIKRIKRCGKRAEAWPYVEYNLTYHPYAPGAYDKKAPSGFVRDVDQAYPSPNELKYATFFSDDNVNACSIM